A single window of Vibrio alfacsensis DNA harbors:
- a CDS encoding NADH:ubiquinone reductase (Na(+)-transporting) subunit B, translated as MLKKFIEDIEHHFEPGGKHERWFALYEAAATLFYTPGLVTKRSSHVRDSVDLKRIMIMVWFAVFPAMFWGMYNAGGQAIAALNHMYAGEQLATVISGNWHYWLTEMLGGTIGAESGVGSKMLLGATYFLPIYATVFIVGGFWEVLFCMVRKHEVNEGFFVTSILFALIVPPTLPLWQAALGITFGVVVAKEIFGGTGRNFLNPALAGRAFLFFAYPAQISGDLVWTAADGFSGATALSQWAQGGNGALINNITGAHITWMDAFIGNIPGSIGEVSTLALMIGAAMIVYMRIASWRIIAGVMIGMIAVSTLFNVIGSDTNPMFNMPWHWHLVLGGFAFGMFFMATDPVSASFTNGGKWWYGILIGAMCVMIRVVNPAYPEGMMLAILFANLFAPLFDHVVIEKNIKRRLARYGK; from the coding sequence ATGCTTAAAAAATTCATAGAGGATATCGAGCATCATTTTGAACCAGGCGGCAAACACGAAAGATGGTTTGCACTGTACGAAGCAGCGGCGACGCTTTTCTACACACCAGGTCTAGTAACAAAACGTAGCTCGCACGTCCGTGATAGCGTTGACTTAAAACGTATCATGATCATGGTTTGGTTCGCGGTATTCCCAGCAATGTTCTGGGGTATGTACAACGCGGGTGGCCAAGCGATTGCAGCACTTAACCACATGTACGCTGGTGAGCAACTAGCGACAGTTATCTCTGGTAACTGGCACTACTGGCTAACAGAAATGCTTGGCGGCACCATCGGTGCTGAGTCGGGCGTTGGCAGTAAGATGCTACTAGGTGCGACTTACTTCCTACCTATCTACGCAACGGTATTTATCGTTGGTGGTTTCTGGGAAGTGCTTTTCTGTATGGTGCGTAAGCACGAAGTTAACGAAGGTTTCTTTGTTACTTCTATTCTATTCGCGCTTATCGTTCCACCAACGCTACCTCTATGGCAAGCGGCACTAGGTATCACATTTGGTGTTGTTGTTGCTAAAGAGATCTTCGGTGGTACAGGTCGTAACTTCTTGAACCCTGCACTTGCAGGTCGTGCGTTCCTATTCTTTGCTTACCCAGCTCAAATCTCGGGTGACTTAGTATGGACTGCGGCTGATGGCTTCTCTGGTGCTACAGCACTTAGCCAATGGGCTCAGGGTGGTAATGGTGCGCTGATCAATAACATCACTGGCGCGCATATCACTTGGATGGATGCTTTCATCGGTAACATCCCTGGTTCAATTGGTGAAGTATCGACTCTGGCTCTAATGATCGGTGCGGCGATGATCGTTTACATGCGAATCGCTTCATGGCGCATTATTGCGGGTGTAATGATCGGTATGATTGCAGTGTCGACGTTGTTCAACGTAATCGGCTCTGACACCAACCCAATGTTCAACATGCCATGGCACTGGCACCTAGTACTAGGTGGTTTTGCATTCGGTATGTTCTTCATGGCAACGGACCCTGTATCAGCTTCATTCACCAACGGTGGTAAGTGGTGGTACGGTATCCTAATCGGTGCAATGTGTGTGATGATCCGCGTAGTTAACCCAGCTTACCCTGAGGGTATGATGCTGGCGATTCTATTCGCGAACCTATTCGCACCTCTGTTCGACCATGTGGTTATCGAGAAGAACATCAAGCGGAGACTAGCACGCTATGGCAAGTAA
- a CDS encoding Na(+)-translocating NADH-quinone reductase subunit A yields MITIKKGLDLPIAGTPSQVINDGKTIKKVALLGEEYVGMRPTMHVRVGDEVKKAQVLFEDKKNPGVKFTAPAAGKVIEVNRGAKRVLQSVVIEVAGEEQVTFDKFEASQLAGLDREVIKTQLVESGLWTAFRTRPFSKVPAIDSATKAIFVTAMDTNPLAAQPELIINEQQEAFVAGLDILSALTEDKVYVCKSGTSLPRSSQSNVEEHVFDGPHPAGLAGTHMHFLYPVNAQNVAWSINYQDVIALGKLFLTGELCTDRVVSLAGPVVNNPRLVRTVVGASLEDLTDSELMPGEVRVISGSVLSGTQASGPHAYLGRYHQQVSVLREGRDKELFGWAVPGKNKFSITKSFLGHVFKGQLFNMTTSTNGSDRAMVPIGNYERVMPLDMEPTLLLRDLCAGDTDSAQALGALELDEEDLALCTFVCPGKYEYGLLLRECLDTIVKEG; encoded by the coding sequence ATGATTACAATAAAGAAGGGCTTGGATCTTCCTATCGCAGGAACTCCATCCCAGGTGATTAATGATGGTAAGACCATCAAAAAAGTCGCCTTGCTTGGCGAAGAGTACGTTGGCATGCGTCCTACCATGCATGTCCGCGTTGGTGATGAAGTGAAAAAAGCGCAAGTTCTTTTTGAAGACAAAAAGAACCCTGGCGTGAAGTTCACTGCACCAGCAGCCGGTAAAGTGATCGAAGTTAACCGTGGCGCTAAGCGTGTACTTCAATCTGTAGTGATTGAAGTGGCAGGCGAAGAGCAGGTGACATTTGATAAGTTCGAAGCAAGTCAACTAGCAGGTCTAGATCGCGAAGTGATCAAGACTCAACTGGTTGAATCTGGCCTTTGGACCGCTTTCCGTACTCGTCCGTTCAGCAAGGTTCCAGCAATCGATTCTGCTACAAAGGCTATCTTTGTAACTGCTATGGATACCAATCCACTCGCAGCTCAGCCAGAGTTGATCATTAATGAACAACAAGAAGCATTCGTTGCAGGTCTAGACATTCTTTCAGCCCTGACAGAAGACAAGGTTTACGTATGTAAATCTGGCACGAGCTTGCCACGTTCTTCTCAGTCTAACGTAGAAGAACACGTCTTCGATGGCCCTCACCCAGCAGGTCTTGCTGGCACACACATGCATTTCCTATACCCAGTAAATGCACAAAACGTGGCTTGGAGCATCAATTACCAAGACGTTATCGCGTTAGGTAAGCTATTCCTAACTGGCGAGCTATGTACAGACCGTGTTGTCTCTCTAGCTGGTCCAGTTGTCAACAACCCACGTTTAGTTCGCACTGTTGTAGGTGCTTCGTTAGAAGACCTAACTGACAGCGAATTGATGCCTGGTGAAGTTCGTGTGATCTCTGGCTCGGTACTGTCTGGTACTCAAGCGTCTGGTCCACATGCTTACCTTGGTCGTTACCATCAACAAGTTTCTGTGTTGCGCGAGGGGCGTGACAAAGAGCTGTTTGGTTGGGCTGTACCTGGTAAAAACAAATTCTCGATTACAAAATCTTTCCTTGGTCACGTTTTCAAAGGTCAGTTGTTCAATATGACAACCTCGACTAACGGTAGTGACCGTGCAATGGTTCCAATTGGCAACTACGAGCGTGTAATGCCATTAGATATGGAACCAACATTGCTACTTCGTGATCTATGTGCAGGTGATACTGACAGTGCGCAAGCACTTGGTGCACTTGAACTGGATGAAGAAGATCTAGCATTGTGTACCTTTGTATGTCCTGGTAAATACGAGTACGGTCTGCTACTTCGTGAATGCCTAGATACCATTGTGAAGGAAGGGTAA
- a CDS encoding BolA/IbaG family iron-sulfur metabolism protein: MIQEIIEKKLHSELQPDYLKVINESYMHNVPPGSESHFKVIVVSDVFAGLRLIGRHRQVHQVLADELDNHIHALAIHTYTPDEWKLEQDGAPDSPMCMGGGR; the protein is encoded by the coding sequence ATGATCCAAGAAATCATAGAAAAGAAACTGCATAGTGAGTTGCAACCTGATTATCTCAAGGTAATTAATGAAAGCTACATGCACAACGTACCGCCTGGTTCAGAGAGCCATTTTAAAGTGATTGTTGTGAGTGATGTGTTCGCTGGATTGCGTTTGATTGGCCGTCATCGTCAAGTACACCAAGTGCTTGCTGATGAGTTAGACAATCACATTCATGCACTGGCGATTCATACATATACGCCTGATGAATGGAAGCTTGAGCAAGATGGTGCGCCAGATAGCCCAATGTGCATGGGTGGTGGACGTTAA
- a CDS encoding methyltransferase, whose translation MKTELNLHDRSLELHRFPKRSNETLQAWDAGDEYLINHVEELALPDNQNIVVINDNFGTLACWFSQRHNVTFVSDSFISHKGAQKNLELNHCNRVGFLTTMDDIPANTDIVLLQLPKSNRHLVWLLSQLRKSLPASCPIIAVNKAKEIHTSTLKLFEKYLGETKTSLAWKKHRLVFSNANSKPIIDVDPMTVWDVDGENIQLKNLPNVYSGESLDLGARFMLQHLPKDPSIKHIIDLGCGNGVLSVKVGQLNPNARLTCIDESFMAVESAKQNLTDNLGSDIDFQCIANNCLDDFKADSADLIMCNPPFHQQQAITDHIAWQMFCDAKQTLNRQGKLLVIGNRHLGYDAKLKRLFGDKNVKLIASNNKFVILQAVKNPDKLSAEL comes from the coding sequence ATGAAAACCGAACTGAATCTTCACGATAGAAGCTTAGAGCTTCACCGCTTTCCAAAACGCTCAAACGAAACTCTTCAAGCGTGGGACGCGGGTGATGAATATCTCATCAATCATGTCGAAGAGCTTGCACTGCCTGACAATCAAAACATCGTTGTTATTAATGATAACTTTGGCACGCTTGCTTGCTGGTTTTCCCAAAGACATAACGTCACGTTTGTGAGTGATTCGTTTATCTCACATAAAGGCGCACAAAAGAATTTAGAGTTAAATCACTGCAACCGTGTCGGCTTTCTCACCACCATGGACGACATTCCTGCCAATACCGATATTGTTTTGCTGCAATTACCGAAAAGCAATCGTCACCTCGTTTGGTTGTTGAGCCAATTACGTAAGTCACTACCAGCGTCTTGCCCAATTATCGCAGTCAATAAAGCGAAAGAGATTCACACCTCAACACTCAAACTGTTTGAGAAGTACCTAGGTGAAACCAAGACATCGCTTGCGTGGAAAAAACATCGTTTAGTTTTTTCCAATGCCAATAGCAAACCAATCATTGATGTCGACCCGATGACAGTCTGGGATGTGGATGGCGAAAACATTCAACTCAAGAACCTGCCAAATGTTTATTCTGGTGAAAGCTTGGATTTAGGAGCACGCTTTATGCTGCAACACTTACCAAAAGATCCAAGCATCAAGCACATCATTGATCTAGGTTGTGGGAATGGCGTTCTATCGGTAAAAGTGGGCCAGCTCAATCCAAATGCACGTCTTACTTGTATTGATGAAAGTTTCATGGCGGTAGAATCAGCAAAACAAAACCTGACGGATAACTTAGGCAGTGATATTGATTTTCAGTGTATTGCTAATAACTGTTTGGATGATTTCAAAGCCGATAGTGCTGACCTAATTATGTGCAACCCACCATTTCATCAGCAACAAGCCATTACTGACCACATTGCATGGCAAATGTTTTGTGATGCTAAACAAACCCTAAACCGTCAAGGTAAATTACTGGTCATCGGTAATCGCCACCTCGGCTATGATGCAAAATTGAAGCGTCTGTTCGGCGATAAAAACGTGAAATTAATCGCTTCAAACAATAAGTTTGTCATTTTACAGGCTGTAAAAAATCCTGATAAATTAAGCGCAGAACTATAA